The region ATTTTAACCCTTCCAGCTGTTTTTCAGCCACTTCATCCGCGGTAAGTTCCGGTATAAATCTGTATTTGCCGCCCATTTTATGTCTCCGTAGAAAGCTTGTTCAATTATCTTATGTGTCGTATCCACGAATGGATCAATTGTTTTGCAGGGACACCCTAAATCTTCAAGTTATCCAAGGTCAATATGCATATAATTTCAATTAATATTTTCCAGATCGCGGTCTCGGCCCTGATCGGGGCAGCTCTAGGCAGTTTTTACGCTTGCGCCGTATTCCGTTACATCAACGGACAAACGCTGACCAACCCGCGCCGCTCAACATGCCCTAATTGCGGACACACCATCCGTTGGTACGAAAACATCCCGATACTCAGCTACCTGCTGCTGCGCGGTAAATGTTCATCCTGCAAAGGAAAAATAAGCGTCCTTTACGCGGTCATCGAGCTGGTTTCCGTTTTCTGGGCAGTACTGCTGATGATCACTTTCGGCCCTTCAACACAGTGGCTGGTCTATATGTTTTTCGGCGGACTCATGATTATCGCCTCATTCATCGACCTGCAAACCTTCATACTGCCCGACATAATCACCATCCCCGGTTCAATAGCGGCAATTCCCTGCGCGGCTCTACTCACCCCCGTAGGCTGGGAAGAAGCACTGCTGGGCGCAGGCATAGGCGGAGGCCTGTTCTGGTCTTTGCGGCTGCTCTACCGTGGTCTTAAAGGCGTGGAAGGACTAGGTCTGGGAGATGTAAAAATTATGTTCATGATCGGCGCACTGGCCGGACCGCAAAATCTGCCTCTGGTCATTACCGTTTCTGCGTTTACCGGACTTCTGGCCGGTCTGATCATGATGCTGCTGGATAGAGAGCAGGAATACGGATCAATGATCCCTTTCGGCCCGTTTCTGGCGCTGGGATCAATGCTGACAATTCTTTACGCCGAACCATTCTGGAACTGGTACCTGATATAATAAAAGGGAGGATGCCAAAAGCATCCTCCCTTTTGTACCGTCAAAACGGATAATATCTATTATACTCCGAACGGACCGAACTTCTTGACGTATTCCTGAAGTTCTTCCCAGAGATGCTCGGAGAATTTGTCATATTTTTCTGCTGCGCTGTCATAGCTTTCCAGCTTTTTAACAACATTTGCAGCTTTCTGGTAAACAGATTTGAATTCAGCCTCATCCATTCCAGCCATCTGCATAGCTTCATCTTTGGAAAGGTGACCTGTATGGGCAAAAACCGCAGACAGAACGCCCATCATATTTTTTACGTTCTTTTGAGCCATCTAATACTCCTTAATAAAATGAAAAAATTATCAACACCTCACTTCCTCAGCCTCAATTAACACTATTTAATTCATAATTGCAAGCAGTTCCATGTGACAGATAGCGCTTTAGCCGGAATCGTACAAATATAAGAAATGCCCTCAACATTGCTTTTTACTGACCGCAAACGTACTATCCTGTTTTTTAAACATCAGGTTGAACAAAATTTATGAAATCCGTAATTCACTCAGCTTCATGCTGATTATGAGATAAAATATGAATAATAACACCATCTGGATTAACGCGGGCGAGGCCTCCGGTGATATGCACGGAGCAAAGCTGGCTGAAGAACTTATGAAACAGTCACCCGGGCTGAAAATCATGGGCATGGGTGGATCGGCCATGGAAAAGGCGGGCTGCGACATCCGCTATCCCATGCAGTTGATATCACTGGTCGGGCTGACCGAAGTACTGCCTAAACTTCCCCGGTTACTGAGACTTTTCGGCCAGATAGAGGATATTCTGAAAAAGGAACGTCCCAAAGCGATCATATTGATCGACTGCCCGGACTTTAACTTCCGACTGGTTAAAATCGCCCGTAAGCTGGACATTCCGGTATATTATTACATCACACCGCAAATATGGGCATGGCGGCAGGGCCGGGCAAAATTCCTGCAGAAAAACGTGCGAAAAATTCTCTGCATCCTGCCTTTTGAGCAGCAATTTTTCAAGGAGAGAGGTGTTGACGCCCAGTATGTCGGTCATCCGCTGCTGGACCTTATGCCGCTTGAGGAGCTCGATGCCATTGAACCGGACCCCAATCTCGTTGGTATCCTTCCGGGAAGCCGCAGCAAAGAGATATCATCCCTGCTCCCGGAATTCGCCATCGCGGCAGAACGGCTGCTCAAAGACTTTCCCGAGCTGAAATTTTCCATTGCCCGCGCACCGGGTGTAAAAGAGGAAAAACTACGACGCTTTTGGCCCAGCCACATTCCGGTGACCATCAATCAACCGGAAAACAGATATCGGCTGATGCGCAATTCCAACGTAATCATGGCCGCTTCCGGTACTGCTACACTTGAATGCGCCCTGATCGGTACACCGACGCTGGTAG is a window of Maridesulfovibrio sp. DNA encoding:
- a CDS encoding prepilin peptidase, whose product is MHIISINIFQIAVSALIGAALGSFYACAVFRYINGQTLTNPRRSTCPNCGHTIRWYENIPILSYLLLRGKCSSCKGKISVLYAVIELVSVFWAVLLMITFGPSTQWLVYMFFGGLMIIASFIDLQTFILPDIITIPGSIAAIPCAALLTPVGWEEALLGAGIGGGLFWSLRLLYRGLKGVEGLGLGDVKIMFMIGALAGPQNLPLVITVSAFTGLLAGLIMMLLDREQEYGSMIPFGPFLALGSMLTILYAEPFWNWYLI
- the lpxB gene encoding lipid-A-disaccharide synthase; translated protein: MNNNTIWINAGEASGDMHGAKLAEELMKQSPGLKIMGMGGSAMEKAGCDIRYPMQLISLVGLTEVLPKLPRLLRLFGQIEDILKKERPKAIILIDCPDFNFRLVKIARKLDIPVYYYITPQIWAWRQGRAKFLQKNVRKILCILPFEQQFFKERGVDAQYVGHPLLDLMPLEELDAIEPDPNLVGILPGSRSKEISSLLPEFAIAAERLLKDFPELKFSIARAPGVKEEKLRRFWPSHIPVTINQPENRYRLMRNSNVIMAASGTATLECALIGTPTLVAYKMSALSGFLAKKILKIKYVSLANIIPDQLILPEYLLENATADNFYKQIHQWVKSPESAQKVREQLGELRRMIGAPGVAIRTAEVILNDINNG